The following are encoded in a window of Rubellicoccus peritrichatus genomic DNA:
- a CDS encoding DUF4469 domain-containing protein, whose product MPKSTLHYSIEPFTAIGAEDSAEPTYIGRVANSQTINEKALVQRLVDRYGVSEAAAKTVLLGLRNEVEIAMAEGNRVNLDGFVQFFPSIQGTFSKKLERADRKRHKVSVSTRLAPKLHKDINARVRWKRVVSTSPRPHISRILTYDMNEVEVANPGMILTLQGRHLKIDPKDSEEGVFIVPGQRKGSALRIESYGPVQPTSIIFQIPAELTQGDYHIEVRNRMRNSKRLSTARYANKLTISKPSKDKATRKAAKSKVTSPR is encoded by the coding sequence ATGCCAAAGTCTACACTTCATTATTCCATCGAGCCTTTCACCGCTATTGGTGCGGAGGATTCGGCTGAACCCACCTATATTGGGCGTGTGGCCAATTCACAGACCATCAACGAGAAGGCTCTAGTCCAACGACTGGTCGATCGCTATGGCGTCAGTGAGGCAGCGGCCAAGACCGTGCTATTGGGCTTGCGCAACGAAGTAGAGATCGCCATGGCCGAAGGCAACCGCGTCAACCTCGACGGCTTTGTCCAGTTCTTCCCTTCAATTCAGGGCACTTTTAGCAAAAAGCTCGAACGGGCGGATCGCAAGCGCCACAAAGTCAGTGTCAGCACCCGGCTCGCGCCCAAGCTCCACAAGGACATCAACGCCCGAGTTCGCTGGAAACGGGTGGTCTCGACAAGCCCACGTCCGCATATCTCACGGATTCTCACTTACGATATGAACGAAGTGGAAGTAGCGAACCCCGGCATGATCCTGACCCTCCAAGGCAGGCACCTTAAGATCGATCCAAAAGACTCCGAAGAAGGCGTCTTTATCGTCCCAGGACAACGTAAAGGTTCTGCTCTGCGCATTGAAAGCTACGGCCCAGTCCAGCCAACCAGCATCATATTTCAAATCCCCGCTGAGCTCACACAGGGGGATTACCATATTGAAGTCCGCAACCGTATGCGGAATTCCAAACGCCTGAGCACGGCGCGTTACGCCAATAAGCTCACCATCAGCAAACCTTCCAAGGACAAAGCAACCCGGAAGGCAGCGAAAAGTAAAGTTACGTCGCCGAGGTAA
- a CDS encoding SGNH/GDSL hydrolase family protein yields the protein MVKLLSALNGAGHIASRQLFVALTLLALGFSSTGFAKFVSPDDDAIRYIGRFTDDYRFAWTGTEIETLFKGTTILAELQVVARGTAGLTILVDGEPHFLKIGKGRQKYTLAKGLDPEQVHRISIIKRSEVGLGTVRFYGFELPDGGELIRPPAPERKMLVIGDSITCGYGNEAKVPGEGNTIENQNGYMSYALVAARALNADAMLVCWSGRGMYRNRSAENDQAGTLPKLFDQILPFDADILWDHARFVPDVIVINLGTNDAAELDGVKSPLPKEEFIKTYIAFLERLRELAPEAYLVLSIGPMKYGPVADWLPEIASSFEDTSVLVYAPFSGKADIGGHYHPSVAKAKDMARELVDTIHSMVAWEE from the coding sequence ATGGTGAAACTTTTGTCCGCTTTGAATGGCGCGGGGCATATTGCCTCGCGTCAACTATTTGTTGCGCTGACGCTACTGGCGCTAGGATTCTCCTCAACAGGTTTCGCCAAATTCGTTTCACCTGACGATGATGCCATTCGCTATATCGGTCGCTTCACGGATGATTATCGCTTCGCCTGGACTGGAACTGAAATCGAGACCTTGTTCAAAGGAACTACAATCCTGGCAGAACTTCAGGTGGTGGCTCGTGGCACGGCAGGTTTGACCATTCTTGTCGATGGGGAACCTCATTTTCTGAAGATAGGAAAGGGGCGTCAGAAGTATACTTTGGCGAAAGGGTTGGATCCTGAGCAGGTTCATCGTATCTCGATTATCAAACGAAGTGAGGTTGGCCTGGGGACTGTGCGCTTTTACGGTTTTGAATTACCGGATGGTGGCGAGCTGATTCGCCCACCAGCGCCTGAGCGAAAAATGCTGGTGATCGGTGATTCCATTACGTGTGGTTACGGAAATGAAGCCAAAGTTCCTGGCGAGGGTAATACGATCGAGAATCAAAATGGCTATATGTCCTATGCACTGGTCGCGGCCCGTGCGTTGAATGCAGATGCCATGCTGGTTTGCTGGTCAGGGCGTGGGATGTATCGTAATCGCAGTGCAGAGAATGATCAGGCTGGCACATTGCCCAAGTTGTTTGACCAGATACTTCCCTTCGATGCAGATATCTTATGGGATCATGCTCGATTCGTTCCTGATGTTATTGTGATTAACCTCGGGACCAATGATGCCGCTGAGCTTGATGGAGTAAAGTCGCCATTGCCTAAAGAGGAATTTATCAAGACGTATATCGCGTTTTTGGAACGCCTTCGAGAGCTGGCTCCTGAAGCTTACCTGGTTCTCTCTATTGGACCAATGAAATATGGTCCGGTAGCGGATTGGCTACCGGAAATTGCGTCTAGTTTTGAGGATACTTCTGTTTTGGTTTATGCGCCATTTTCAGGAAAAGCGGATATTGGGGGGCACTACCACCCAAGTGTTGCGAAAGCGAAAGACATGGCCCGTGAACTCGTTGATACTATTCATTCGATGGTGGCTTGGGAGGAATGA
- a CDS encoding LacI family DNA-binding transcriptional regulator: protein MPDNITLRDIARESGVSLATVSRALRDDPITAEATREKVQAFAKKLGYRPDPAMQVLIERRWHGRRTNEGMNIAFIFDGRGSNAEVSRGWYQRFRESADALGYILIAEDLRDYPNAQKLIKRMEAKGVTAVVLSLISEIPYEIDAINHRFAAISVNVSTWQPECPVIMHDEFQAIEKVWHRLNEMGYKRIGVLLQDYPESFSMDQRLGAIYCRHHNVRPVANRVPFHLHDKNSGPDNPGIQKWIKRYKPDVILGDDHEEMDLLKSMGYRIPEDFAFATINLWNKELTGEIAGYFRDNVILFERGLKLLNMMVRTGSNGSAQGDLIEMVKGKWIDGTSLPGKSASKNNTA from the coding sequence ATGCCCGATAACATTACCCTTAGAGACATTGCACGCGAATCCGGTGTAAGCCTGGCAACAGTCTCGCGAGCCTTACGAGACGATCCAATCACAGCTGAAGCAACACGCGAAAAAGTACAAGCCTTTGCCAAGAAGCTGGGCTATCGTCCAGATCCCGCCATGCAGGTATTGATCGAGCGCAGATGGCATGGGCGGCGTACCAATGAAGGCATGAACATCGCTTTCATATTTGATGGGCGGGGAAGCAATGCCGAAGTATCACGTGGATGGTATCAGCGCTTTAGAGAATCAGCTGATGCACTTGGTTATATCCTCATTGCGGAAGACCTTAGAGACTACCCGAATGCTCAAAAGTTAATAAAACGAATGGAAGCAAAAGGTGTTACGGCGGTGGTCCTGAGCCTGATATCCGAGATCCCTTACGAGATCGATGCAATCAACCATCGTTTCGCGGCAATTAGCGTGAATGTATCCACCTGGCAGCCAGAGTGCCCGGTCATCATGCATGACGAATTTCAGGCCATTGAAAAAGTATGGCATCGCCTGAACGAAATGGGATATAAACGGATTGGTGTCCTACTTCAGGATTATCCGGAATCCTTTTCCATGGATCAGAGACTTGGCGCGATATATTGTCGTCATCACAATGTCAGACCAGTTGCTAACCGAGTCCCCTTTCATTTGCATGACAAGAATTCCGGACCGGACAATCCAGGCATCCAAAAATGGATTAAACGATACAAACCTGATGTTATCCTCGGTGACGACCATGAAGAAATGGATCTTTTGAAATCGATGGGATACCGTATTCCTGAAGACTTTGCATTTGCGACAATCAATCTCTGGAATAAGGAGCTTACCGGAGAGATAGCCGGCTACTTTCGCGACAACGTTATCCTATTTGAACGCGGTCTCAAACTCCTGAATATGATGGTTCGCACCGGAAGCAATGGATCGGCTCAAGGTGATTTGATTGAGATGGTGAAAGGAAAATGGATAGACGGAACGAGTCTCCCGGGTAAATCCGCTTCCAAGAACAACACAGCCTGA
- a CDS encoding sulfatase, translating to MNSQKILFFIFLISNAVFSCLHAEDDSRPNILFIAIDDLKPMLGCYGDNIVQSPEIDRLAAQGTVFLNNQCQAPICGPSRASLLTGLRQDTTQVYDLKTKMRDVHPDILTLPEYFKNNGYETVGMGKIFDGRCVDNRKFQDKPSWSTPFTYHYGKLPSAAGFVNPKTVQWIKSQKDSKGDSIPVWSVKGIPPTEGTEDVPDNAYSDGAMADAAVEWIEAFAMVDQPFFLAVGFNKPHLPFIAPKKYWDLYKCDQFEIAEYQKVPDGTPDFTLQPGYEIRGRYDVPRKGPFSEALQLELIHGYYACVSYIDAQIGKILDALQTSGVADNTVIVLWGDHGWHLGDHSMWCKHSLYEQAARSPLVIVAPGQRAKGASVASPTEFIDIFPTLCELAGLDIPEQLEGVSLKPLLDYSNQKVRDVAMTQYFRTHDGKRLSGYSFRDERYRYTEWREILGATSKGDGPVVAVELYDYQVDPLETKNFAEVPAYGIIRDRMESAAAETLAQYGINAFTDSP from the coding sequence ATGAATTCTCAGAAAATACTCTTCTTCATCTTTTTGATCAGTAATGCGGTCTTTTCCTGCCTTCATGCTGAGGATGACTCAAGGCCCAATATTCTCTTCATCGCGATTGATGATCTGAAGCCTATGCTTGGCTGTTATGGAGATAATATCGTTCAGTCTCCGGAGATTGATCGTTTGGCTGCACAGGGAACCGTTTTTCTAAACAATCAATGCCAGGCACCAATCTGTGGCCCTTCGAGGGCGAGCTTACTGACAGGACTGAGACAAGATACAACTCAGGTTTATGATTTGAAAACGAAGATGCGCGATGTGCATCCGGATATCTTAACTTTGCCTGAGTACTTTAAAAATAACGGTTATGAGACCGTTGGAATGGGAAAAATCTTTGATGGGCGCTGTGTTGATAATCGGAAATTTCAGGACAAGCCATCCTGGTCGACACCCTTTACTTACCATTATGGGAAGTTACCTTCGGCGGCAGGTTTTGTAAACCCGAAGACCGTCCAGTGGATAAAGTCGCAAAAAGATTCAAAGGGCGATTCGATTCCAGTATGGAGCGTCAAAGGAATTCCGCCGACCGAGGGGACCGAAGATGTTCCGGATAATGCCTATAGTGACGGTGCGATGGCAGATGCGGCTGTTGAATGGATCGAAGCATTTGCAATGGTAGATCAGCCTTTCTTTTTAGCCGTTGGTTTTAATAAGCCTCACCTTCCTTTTATTGCTCCAAAAAAATATTGGGATCTATATAAGTGCGATCAGTTTGAGATTGCCGAATACCAGAAAGTGCCCGACGGAACACCCGACTTTACTCTGCAGCCTGGCTATGAAATTCGAGGCAGGTATGATGTGCCGAGGAAAGGTCCTTTTTCGGAAGCACTACAGTTAGAACTTATTCATGGTTATTATGCATGTGTGAGTTACATTGATGCTCAAATCGGAAAGATTCTGGACGCACTGCAGACTTCTGGTGTTGCTGATAATACTGTGATAGTGCTTTGGGGTGACCATGGCTGGCACTTGGGGGATCACTCGATGTGGTGTAAGCACTCGCTCTATGAGCAGGCTGCACGCTCACCATTGGTTATCGTTGCACCGGGGCAAAGAGCCAAAGGAGCTAGTGTTGCTTCGCCTACTGAGTTTATTGATATTTTTCCCACCCTATGCGAACTGGCAGGGTTGGATATACCCGAACAGCTGGAAGGGGTCAGTTTGAAGCCACTCTTGGATTACTCTAATCAGAAGGTTCGGGATGTGGCGATGACTCAATATTTTCGTACACATGATGGTAAGCGGCTTTCCGGCTATAGTTTTCGTGATGAGCGTTACCGTTACACTGAGTGGCGTGAGATTCTCGGGGCTACATCCAAGGGCGATGGCCCCGTGGTGGCAGTTGAGCTCTATGATTATCAGGTTGATCCCCTAGAGACAAAAAACTTCGCTGAGGTTCCTGCCTATGGAATCATAAGGGATCGTATGGAATCTGCGGCTGCTGAGACGCTTGCTCAATACGGAATAAACGCATTCACAGATTCACCTTAA
- a CDS encoding alpha/beta hydrolase codes for MTKKTFKTIEDGDDLELHIAYPKGHQSMDKRPAIIFFFGGGWKFGKPGQFYPFIQDLSDEGIVAISAQYRTKKSHGATPVECVMDGKSAIRYVREHAAELGIDPDKIIAGGGSAGGHVAACAVVDNAPQETNENLQISSRPQALVLLNPVLSVGPDGYAHGYVKQSIDNWQSVSPLHSIDSNFPPTLIQVGTADKVLPPSMAYDFEKQMKAAGNKCEIIFYEGAAHGFFNKPEYRDQITNKIKAFLQSLGYIN; via the coding sequence TTGACGAAAAAAACTTTTAAAACAATCGAAGATGGCGATGACCTTGAGCTGCACATTGCTTATCCTAAAGGCCATCAAAGCATGGATAAGCGACCTGCGATCATTTTCTTTTTCGGTGGTGGATGGAAGTTCGGCAAGCCTGGCCAGTTTTACCCTTTCATTCAGGATTTATCTGATGAAGGTATAGTCGCAATCTCCGCACAGTATCGGACAAAAAAAAGCCATGGTGCAACACCAGTAGAATGTGTGATGGATGGTAAATCGGCAATTCGCTATGTGCGCGAGCATGCTGCAGAACTCGGAATCGACCCGGACAAAATTATTGCAGGAGGAGGCTCTGCTGGCGGGCATGTCGCTGCCTGCGCCGTCGTAGACAATGCACCTCAAGAAACGAATGAAAACCTGCAAATAAGCTCGCGACCACAAGCTCTGGTGCTTCTCAACCCGGTATTGAGTGTCGGCCCAGATGGATATGCGCACGGTTATGTGAAACAATCCATCGATAACTGGCAGTCAGTATCCCCACTCCACAGTATTGACTCAAATTTCCCGCCGACACTCATCCAAGTCGGTACTGCAGACAAAGTCCTTCCACCGAGCATGGCCTATGACTTTGAAAAGCAAATGAAGGCTGCCGGAAACAAATGTGAGATTATTTTCTATGAAGGTGCAGCCCATGGCTTTTTTAATAAGCCGGAATATCGCGACCAAATCACGAACAAGATCAAGGCCTTCCTCCAGTCTTTAGGTTACATCAACTGA
- a CDS encoding metal-dependent hydrolase, with product MDIVTQGLIGATAAQAGARPNEVRLASLVGFCAPLLADADAFIRSANDSLLHLEYHRHFTHSLLFIPVGALLASLLFWPLLRKRLAFKRIYLYAFFGYATAGILDACTSYGTHLLWPFSNDQIAWSIISIIDPVFSLALIIAIVVGIIKNQQLAARAGMVFVAAYLSIGVIQQRRAESLTHLQAQQRGHTIERLIVKPTICNLLLWRSVYEADGMYYVNAVRVGLPGNSKVYPGDKIEAFDFNRDLPQLTDGMKVHRDIERFELFSDGYLAWHPEHPNVLGDVRYAMLPTSVRPLWGIELHLEAPDAHVQFDTYRDMSDTEREAFLAMLLNN from the coding sequence ATGGACATAGTCACCCAGGGTTTGATTGGTGCAACGGCTGCACAAGCTGGCGCGAGGCCAAATGAGGTGCGCCTGGCCTCATTGGTTGGTTTCTGCGCACCACTGCTTGCTGATGCTGATGCATTCATTCGTTCGGCCAACGATTCGCTTTTGCACTTGGAGTATCATCGTCACTTCACTCATTCTCTGTTGTTTATTCCCGTAGGTGCGCTCTTAGCATCACTCCTGTTCTGGCCATTACTTAGAAAGCGGTTGGCATTCAAGAGAATCTATCTTTACGCATTTTTCGGATACGCCACAGCTGGTATCTTAGATGCCTGCACTAGTTATGGTACCCACTTGTTGTGGCCCTTTAGCAATGATCAGATTGCGTGGAGTATCATCTCCATCATAGATCCGGTATTCTCCCTCGCGTTGATAATAGCGATTGTAGTTGGAATTATAAAAAACCAACAGCTCGCAGCGCGGGCAGGGATGGTGTTCGTTGCCGCTTATCTATCGATTGGTGTGATTCAGCAGCGTCGTGCTGAATCTCTTACACATTTGCAGGCCCAGCAACGCGGGCATACCATCGAGCGTCTGATCGTGAAACCCACCATCTGTAACCTATTACTTTGGCGATCGGTATATGAGGCAGATGGTATGTATTATGTCAATGCGGTGCGTGTGGGCCTGCCCGGCAACAGTAAGGTATATCCTGGCGATAAGATAGAGGCCTTTGATTTTAACCGTGATCTGCCTCAACTGACGGATGGAATGAAGGTGCATCGCGATATTGAGCGTTTTGAGTTATTCTCGGATGGCTATCTGGCCTGGCACCCGGAACATCCCAATGTCCTGGGCGACGTCCGCTATGCCATGCTGCCGACCAGTGTGCGCCCGCTTTGGGGAATCGAGCTTCATCTTGAGGCACCTGATGCACACGTTCAATTCGATACTTACCGCGACATGTCTGATACCGAGCGTGAGGCTTTCCTTGCGATGTTGCTTAACAACTGA
- a CDS encoding carbohydrate-binding protein, translating to MNIISLVARKALPCHICFGLLVVLSICFPGRNHLKAIPGSIANDYNLVFEDDFNGNALDPMNWFIAEGPRKGAINVTDSVEVSGGYLTISTYTADNQPGNLNDVHHTGFVSSANRILHPFGYFEVRVRFDQGEVGAWHAFWLMPGGTTPNWGDNPDAETGAEIDIFEYRDAYKNDVDLSDSIHYGLHWNGYYGGRQKAENPVVYPPLTAPSLLDGQFHTYAVLRTPQKYEFYFDDVKLWETTEGVSHAYSNLLLTSEVSDPTVGGHYWFAGYAPDGGYGAKGASTNPKFTVDWVRVYNLDKSVSGQAPYGVNQIPGAIEAEDFDLGGKGVSYFDKNDSGPGSDTSYRAGESVDISSDLMAGNGHYVSDPTTNEWLEYTLDPSSAGVYSVLVDVARLQDATNNADNGIMLFYADGEELGQIRIDETGGWTSWHRQSLPFFANLSGNPVFTVRFENTRDVNFDCIHFDYLGNAYDMREAEDGITSLAIMNSDLASGGSYLSGFGSVGNTETLQLDNVEGFTNGGDVMMTVRYAWSQSNPNKSTGVKVKVNGAYLQANGADLLIPFTNTRSWNMYNNVSLILPSMVAGPNNTVVLESDGVSNQNIRLDSVIFTVEETISGGGEILVLEGEDPSNLLLGNTGNTAYIGYHNNAQNGAYVSGFNKSSAGVEWSNLNLSSGGAAQLTIHYANGSTNITKTLEVNGVAQDLVFPPTTAWNDFTGSIQTTIQLNGDGTDDIRLWRKHNTSGDAGNLRVDYIVVETTAAAATIDLTEEAEGHEFGQAITGTHATASGGAYVDRLNKSASGVEWTGLQAPADMQATLTVAYANGSGSDSLKMLVVNGVSQLVQFPVTSGWNDFSGTLTLPVDLVEGANTIRLWRDGAGIDALRVDYIQLAN from the coding sequence ATGAATATTATTAGTCTCGTTGCCCGTAAGGCTTTGCCTTGTCATATCTGTTTTGGACTACTCGTTGTGTTGTCGATATGTTTTCCCGGAAGGAATCATTTAAAAGCAATCCCTGGTTCGATTGCGAACGATTATAATCTGGTCTTTGAGGATGATTTCAATGGAAACGCTCTCGACCCAATGAATTGGTTTATTGCTGAAGGTCCCCGGAAGGGAGCTATCAATGTCACTGACTCTGTTGAAGTATCAGGTGGTTACCTAACGATCAGCACCTACACTGCTGATAACCAGCCTGGTAATCTAAATGATGTTCATCATACCGGATTTGTCAGTTCGGCCAATCGCATACTGCACCCATTTGGTTACTTTGAGGTGCGAGTCCGTTTTGACCAGGGTGAAGTCGGAGCATGGCATGCGTTTTGGCTGATGCCTGGTGGGACGACTCCCAATTGGGGAGATAATCCTGATGCGGAGACTGGAGCTGAAATTGATATTTTTGAGTACCGGGACGCGTATAAGAATGATGTCGATCTCAGTGACAGCATACACTACGGGCTTCACTGGAATGGCTATTACGGTGGAAGACAGAAAGCTGAAAACCCGGTGGTGTATCCTCCTTTGACTGCTCCTTCATTGCTTGATGGTCAGTTCCACACTTACGCTGTCTTGCGCACACCACAAAAGTATGAGTTCTACTTTGATGACGTCAAACTATGGGAGACGACCGAGGGTGTTTCCCATGCTTATTCCAATCTTTTGCTTACTTCCGAGGTGAGCGATCCAACAGTTGGCGGGCATTACTGGTTTGCTGGATATGCTCCCGATGGGGGATACGGAGCCAAAGGTGCTTCGACCAATCCGAAATTCACCGTGGACTGGGTGAGGGTTTATAATCTCGATAAAAGCGTCAGTGGTCAGGCTCCCTACGGAGTGAACCAAATCCCGGGAGCGATCGAAGCGGAAGACTTTGACCTGGGAGGGAAGGGCGTCAGTTACTTCGATAAGAATGATAGCGGCCCGGGTAGTGATACTTCATACCGTGCGGGCGAATCGGTTGACATTAGTTCTGACCTGATGGCTGGCAATGGCCATTACGTTTCGGATCCGACCACGAACGAGTGGCTCGAATACACACTGGATCCGAGCAGCGCTGGAGTTTATAGTGTCTTGGTTGATGTTGCTCGTTTGCAGGATGCTACAAATAATGCAGACAATGGTATCATGCTCTTCTACGCCGACGGTGAGGAACTGGGACAAATTCGTATTGATGAGACTGGTGGCTGGACCAGTTGGCATCGCCAGAGTCTGCCTTTCTTTGCCAACCTGAGCGGGAATCCGGTGTTTACGGTGCGTTTTGAAAATACTCGTGATGTTAACTTTGACTGCATCCATTTCGATTATCTGGGTAATGCATACGACATGCGTGAGGCAGAAGACGGCATAACGAGTCTGGCTATAATGAACTCAGATCTTGCGTCTGGTGGTAGTTACCTCAGTGGCTTTGGCTCAGTTGGTAATACCGAGACTTTGCAGCTAGATAATGTGGAAGGATTTACGAATGGCGGTGATGTCATGATGACGGTTCGCTATGCATGGTCTCAGTCGAACCCGAATAAGAGCACGGGCGTAAAGGTAAAGGTCAATGGTGCTTATCTTCAGGCCAATGGCGCTGATTTGCTTATTCCGTTTACCAACACGCGAAGCTGGAACATGTATAATAATGTTTCTCTTATTCTACCATCGATGGTCGCTGGTCCGAACAACACCGTAGTGCTGGAATCCGACGGAGTCAGCAATCAGAACATCCGGCTCGATTCGGTTATCTTTACTGTTGAAGAGACAATAAGCGGTGGTGGTGAAATCCTCGTTCTGGAGGGAGAAGACCCGTCGAACCTGCTTCTCGGGAATACAGGAAATACGGCTTATATCGGCTATCATAATAATGCTCAGAACGGCGCCTATGTGTCCGGTTTCAATAAGTCGAGTGCTGGTGTCGAGTGGTCGAACCTAAACCTCTCCTCTGGTGGAGCAGCGCAACTTACCATTCATTATGCCAATGGCTCTACCAACATAACGAAGACCTTGGAAGTGAATGGAGTCGCTCAGGATTTAGTCTTCCCTCCGACAACTGCCTGGAATGATTTCACTGGTTCCATACAAACTACGATTCAGCTGAATGGCGATGGAACTGACGATATTCGACTATGGCGTAAACACAACACATCCGGTGATGCGGGGAATCTTCGGGTCGACTATATTGTTGTGGAAACTACAGCCGCCGCAGCCACGATTGATCTAACTGAGGAAGCGGAGGGACATGAATTTGGTCAGGCGATTACCGGGACGCATGCAACTGCCTCTGGTGGTGCTTATGTGGATCGATTGAACAAGTCTGCTTCTGGTGTTGAGTGGACGGGGCTTCAAGCACCTGCTGATATGCAGGCAACGCTGACAGTCGCTTATGCAAACGGCTCTGGCAGTGACTCACTCAAAATGCTAGTAGTGAATGGTGTTTCTCAGTTGGTCCAGTTTCCCGTGACCAGTGGCTGGAATGATTTCTCCGGAACTTTGACGCTGCCTGTTGATCTTGTCGAAGGAGCGAATACGATCCGTCTATGGCGTGATGGTGCCGGTATTGATGCACTTCGTGTTGATTATATCCAATTGGCGAATTAG
- a CDS encoding right-handed parallel beta-helix repeat-containing protein has protein sequence MINILDYGAVGDGKTDNTSCIQAALDAAGEQCCSVFVPAGRFLTSTLKVPSYCGIVGQPSWGYRTPGGSILELNDAEASCLIDVSYRFGITISGLCLEGRGLGSQVHGICLNQESFGVHGEESTLLIDGCRINDFSGNGVLLNRAWCFSIRHSMISHNGGDGIWLRGWDGFILDNWLSGNKRAGFGAYEENASVTFTANRVEWNFTAGIVVHGGDHYVINNNFFDRHGGPAIDLTDRDGVPSSQITVTGNILYRNGKPDRCGDGLYDSSHIRCSNAEGVVITSNVCQAFKDDSTCPVADGASPDWGIVISKLNNAIIKDNILHHGYKKELMVDLGDHKGTVVIKDNIGSLYTEAAPHAEPVNAS, from the coding sequence ATGATAAATATACTCGATTATGGCGCCGTTGGCGATGGTAAGACTGATAACACATCATGCATTCAAGCTGCCCTTGATGCCGCAGGTGAGCAATGCTGTTCCGTCTTTGTCCCTGCTGGCCGCTTTCTTACTTCAACTCTGAAAGTTCCATCTTACTGTGGGATAGTGGGGCAACCATCTTGGGGATATCGTACGCCGGGTGGTTCTATTCTGGAATTAAATGATGCAGAAGCTTCGTGCCTGATTGATGTTAGCTATCGTTTTGGAATCACGATAAGCGGCCTTTGCCTGGAGGGTAGGGGGCTGGGTAGTCAAGTTCATGGCATATGCTTGAATCAGGAGTCATTTGGTGTTCATGGTGAGGAGAGTACGCTCTTGATTGATGGATGCCGTATCAATGATTTTTCAGGTAACGGTGTATTATTGAACCGAGCTTGGTGCTTCAGCATTCGCCACTCTATGATTTCACATAATGGTGGTGATGGCATATGGCTGAGAGGCTGGGATGGATTCATTCTTGATAACTGGCTTTCGGGAAATAAGCGAGCTGGTTTTGGTGCTTATGAGGAGAACGCATCTGTGACCTTTACCGCCAACCGGGTCGAGTGGAATTTTACTGCAGGCATCGTAGTGCATGGTGGTGATCACTATGTTATCAATAACAACTTCTTCGATCGTCACGGTGGTCCGGCAATTGACCTGACGGATCGTGATGGTGTGCCGTCTTCTCAAATCACAGTCACTGGCAACATTCTTTATCGCAATGGCAAGCCGGACCGCTGTGGCGATGGGCTTTATGACTCTTCACATATCCGTTGCAGTAATGCCGAGGGTGTGGTTATTACCAGCAATGTATGTCAGGCTTTCAAAGATGATTCAACTTGTCCTGTCGCTGATGGTGCTTCGCCGGATTGGGGTATTGTTATTTCCAAGTTGAATAACGCGATTATTAAAGATAACATTTTACATCATGGGTATAAGAAGGAGCTCATGGTTGATCTGGGCGATCATAAGGGCACTGTTGTTATCAAGGACAATATCGGCAGTCTTTACACTGAAGCGGCCCCACATGCCGAACCGGTAAATGCTTCATAA